The following coding sequences are from one Granulicella aggregans window:
- a CDS encoding quinone oxidoreductase family protein: MVSEVATPIAGPGEVLVAIEAIGVNFIDVYFREGRYPAKLPFIPGQEAAGTVACVGEGVTEVAVGDRVAWCGVQGTYAEFAVAPAARLIRVPDHVTSQQAAAAMLQGMTAHYLCHSTYPIQPGDQVLIQAGAGGTGLLLTQMAKKLGARVFTTVSTEEKAELSREAGADEVLVYTKVDFAAEIKRLTEGEGVAVVYDSVGKSTFEQSLTCLHRRGTLVLFGGSSGAVPPFDLIRLSTMGSLFVTRPTLKDYIMSRGELEQRAGDVLGWISDGSLKLRVEHTYALREAEQAHRALESRSTTGKVLLLP; this comes from the coding sequence GTGGTGTCCGAGGTGGCTACGCCCATTGCTGGGCCGGGCGAGGTCCTGGTCGCAATTGAAGCGATCGGGGTCAACTTCATCGACGTGTACTTTCGCGAGGGGCGGTACCCGGCGAAACTGCCGTTTATTCCCGGGCAGGAGGCTGCCGGAACGGTGGCCTGCGTCGGCGAGGGCGTGACCGAGGTCGCTGTCGGAGATCGAGTGGCGTGGTGCGGCGTGCAGGGGACGTACGCCGAGTTCGCGGTCGCCCCGGCGGCGCGGTTGATCCGCGTTCCCGATCACGTCACCTCTCAACAAGCCGCCGCCGCGATGCTGCAGGGAATGACGGCCCACTACCTTTGCCACTCCACCTATCCCATCCAGCCCGGCGATCAGGTCCTGATCCAGGCGGGAGCGGGAGGCACGGGCCTTTTGCTGACGCAGATGGCGAAGAAACTGGGTGCCCGCGTCTTTACGACGGTATCGACCGAGGAGAAGGCGGAGCTATCGCGTGAAGCTGGGGCTGATGAGGTATTGGTCTACACCAAGGTCGATTTCGCCGCGGAGATCAAGCGCCTTACCGAAGGCGAGGGAGTCGCTGTTGTCTACGACAGTGTGGGCAAGTCGACCTTCGAACAGTCGCTGACCTGTCTTCATCGCCGGGGAACGCTGGTGCTCTTCGGAGGATCAAGCGGAGCGGTCCCGCCGTTCGACCTGATCCGACTGTCGACGATGGGGTCGCTTTTTGTCACTCGTCCCACGCTGAAGGACTACATCATGTCCCGAGGCGAGCTGGAGCAGCGGGCCGGTGACGTTCTGGGCTGGATCTCAGATGGCAGCCTGAAGCTGCGTGTGGAGCATACCTATGCCTTGCGCGAAGCGGAACAGGCACATCGCGCGCTTGAGTCGCGGAGCACCACCGGCAAGGTTCTCTTGCTGCCCTAA
- a CDS encoding STAS domain-containing protein has translation MRDKELVYTINEGAREGTVIVRLDGPLTLGNMFKIQDELRAIHPPVTIFDLSNCEYMDSAGLGVLVNFYVSAEKNGRKIGLAGVNERIQALLEMTHVTTLLGVFPTVDEALANR, from the coding sequence ATGCGGGACAAAGAACTTGTTTATACGATCAATGAAGGCGCCCGCGAGGGTACGGTAATCGTTCGGCTTGACGGCCCTCTAACACTCGGCAACATGTTCAAGATTCAAGACGAACTGCGCGCCATTCACCCGCCCGTTACGATCTTCGACCTCTCGAACTGCGAGTACATGGACTCCGCAGGATTGGGTGTGCTCGTAAACTTCTATGTATCAGCCGAGAAGAATGGGCGCAAGATTGGGCTCGCCGGAGTCAACGAGCGCATCCAGGCTCTCCTCGAGATGACCCACGTCACGACCCTGCTCGGCGTCTTTCCCACAGTCGATGAGGCACTGGCGAACCGGTAG
- a CDS encoding glycosyltransferase family 2 protein: MPKYSIVVPFHNEEENVTTLYDRVKHVMEQVGESFEMVFVDDGSRDRTYRLLEEIAAVDSRVLVIKLRRNFGQTSALAAGFDHSQGDFILAMDGDLQHDPNEIPNFLNKLEEGYDVVSGWRSQRGDNFILRRIPSRAANWLMAKLSGVNIHDFGTTFKAYRREVIQNIPLYGEMHRFIPALASWFGASICEIPISNPKREFGKSHYGISRTIRVFFDLLTIRFLLRYMTRPLHFFGAIGAFGVLAGGGLSFWLLLLKIITGQHVMVAHGPMFVVAGVLILAGIQMMGIGLLGELQVRHFHTSAHRAPYAVDRILRLRSSEESLLQ; encoded by the coding sequence GTGCCTAAGTACTCCATCGTCGTCCCCTTTCATAACGAAGAAGAGAACGTAACGACCCTCTATGACCGCGTAAAGCACGTTATGGAGCAGGTTGGCGAGAGCTTCGAGATGGTCTTCGTGGACGATGGTTCGCGCGACCGGACGTACCGGCTGCTGGAGGAGATCGCAGCGGTCGATAGTCGCGTACTGGTGATCAAGCTTCGCCGGAACTTTGGTCAGACCAGTGCTCTGGCTGCCGGGTTCGATCATTCCCAGGGCGATTTCATCCTGGCGATGGACGGCGACCTGCAACACGATCCGAATGAGATTCCGAACTTCCTCAACAAGCTCGAAGAGGGCTACGACGTTGTGAGCGGATGGCGGAGCCAGCGCGGCGACAACTTTATTCTGCGCCGGATTCCTTCACGCGCGGCGAACTGGCTGATGGCGAAGTTGTCGGGCGTCAACATCCATGACTTTGGGACGACGTTCAAAGCGTATCGCCGCGAGGTGATCCAGAACATTCCGCTTTACGGCGAGATGCATCGGTTCATTCCCGCCCTGGCTTCATGGTTCGGGGCGTCGATCTGCGAGATTCCAATCAGCAACCCGAAGCGGGAGTTCGGCAAGAGCCACTATGGCATCTCGCGAACGATCAGGGTGTTCTTCGATCTGCTTACGATTCGTTTCCTGCTGCGGTATATGACGCGGCCGCTGCACTTTTTTGGAGCGATCGGCGCGTTCGGCGTGCTGGCGGGAGGCGGGCTGTCCTTCTGGTTGCTGCTGCTGAAGATCATCACCGGGCAACACGTCATGGTGGCCCATGGCCCGATGTTCGTGGTGGCGGGAGTTCTGATCCTGGCTGGGATTCAGATGATGGGGATTGGACTACTCGGAGAGTTGCAGGTCCGACACTTCCATACATCAGCGCACCGAGCGCCCTATGCGGTGGATCGCATCCTGCGGCTTCGGTCCTCGGAAGAGAGCCTGCTGCAGTAG
- a CDS encoding CYCXC family (seleno)protein: MKRFFGCVLLGVLSLAASAQYTNPSADVPAYNLEAPKKPLPPIMSGTQLTGDYFQHPYQVVAYKMAAKIPAVLSQQPCYCRCDRAMGHNSLHSCFEGTHGAACSTCMKEGVYAYQQTKLGKTPTQIRAGIERGEWQQVDLEKAAL, translated from the coding sequence ATGAAGCGTTTCTTCGGCTGCGTTCTCCTTGGCGTCTTGTCCCTCGCCGCATCGGCTCAGTATACGAACCCGTCCGCGGATGTCCCCGCCTACAATCTCGAAGCTCCCAAGAAGCCGCTGCCGCCGATCATGTCCGGGACCCAGCTCACGGGCGACTACTTCCAGCATCCTTATCAGGTTGTCGCCTACAAGATGGCAGCAAAGATTCCCGCCGTCCTCAGCCAGCAGCCTTGTTACTGCCGCTGCGACCGCGCGATGGGCCACAACAGCCTGCATAGTTGTTTCGAAGGAACCCACGGCGCAGCTTGCTCCACCTGCATGAAGGAGGGCGTCTACGCCTATCAGCAGACCAAGCTTGGCAAGACCCCGACCCAGATCCGCGCCGGCATCGAGCGCGGCGAGTGGCAGCAGGTCGACCTCGAAAAGGCCGCCCTCTGA
- a CDS encoding EamA family transporter, which yields MAAGRPRKGRPLSWLAWALLSAVFAAATALLAKVGVSGIDSNLATAIRTTVVFVFAWAVAIALEKHNAISMIGRRSWIFLILSGLCTGLSWICYFRALQLGPASSVAPIDKLSVVLVIVCAWLFLGEHLNAMKLLGGSLITVGAIIIALA from the coding sequence GTGGCAGCAGGTCGACCTCGAAAAGGCCGCCCTCTGAGCTGGCTGGCATGGGCGCTTCTCTCAGCCGTCTTCGCCGCGGCGACTGCCTTGCTCGCGAAAGTCGGTGTATCCGGAATCGACTCCAACCTCGCCACCGCAATCCGCACCACCGTCGTCTTCGTCTTCGCATGGGCAGTAGCCATCGCCCTTGAGAAGCACAACGCCATCTCCATGATCGGCCGCCGGAGCTGGATCTTCCTCATCCTCTCCGGCCTGTGTACCGGCCTCTCCTGGATCTGCTACTTCCGCGCGCTCCAACTTGGCCCGGCCTCGAGCGTCGCTCCCATCGACAAACTCAGCGTCGTTCTCGTCATTGTCTGCGCTTGGCTCTTTCTGGGCGAGCACCTCAACGCGATGAAGCTGCTCGGCGGATCGCTCATCACCGTCGGCGCGATCATCATCGCCCTCGCCTAG
- a CDS encoding alpha-galactosidase, whose translation MKAVAFAWFIAVTSAVFALPSFAQSVPASSKAIELRGKAVVVHYHRDSGLMDISWNDGHSITGLASGAVLEDGKTVSSTAYSSHVLDAGQKTSTVPGTRVYAVKSTAPGLPNLIQRIWVYDKVSAIAVQAELQAKTGSVGTRHFDAVVLKGSGSLRIEGKDLRILHVPFDNDMWFRYNSVAVAEMKPGQLFSGNEATAIYDNTTRQALLLGSIVHDKWKTAIEAHAADGELTDLDIYGGITSPTGVRTDTHDTVPHGIVRGAHVTSPRIFIGSFADWREGLEAYGEANAAIQPPLKWASGAPIGWNSWAAYADKISDKRYLDTAAFVRDKLVPEGFGDNRVVYVNLDAFWWKLDPIQLAESVSIIRGMKNAQGMHFEPGIYWAPFVYHLDDLDAYVEGTGMKYRYRDIILKAPDGSMMPKVDGLWPVDPTHPGAKARIKYFFEQMHRLDFNYIKIDFLAHGALEGAHYDPAIQTGIEAYNAGMKQVVAEAGPKMFLSLSIAPLFPSGYGHARRLACDTKGHIAGREQSTEYMLNSLTYGWWSSKNLYITDPDHVVLGSKADLGARTVDEGKSRLLSTVISGGMILDSSQLADDPEGQALAKDVYNNRAWMKIAAEGKTFLPVEGNTGDQGANVFYRPTLHGAYVAIFNFDEKKKQKVSVSLARIDEKLAPAGSVSVVDVASGTALEPAKGELSVSLEPAASTLLELRWK comes from the coding sequence ATGAAAGCGGTTGCATTCGCTTGGTTTATCGCGGTCACATCGGCCGTTTTCGCGCTGCCTTCCTTTGCACAGAGTGTGCCTGCCTCTTCGAAGGCGATCGAGCTTCGTGGCAAGGCGGTTGTGGTGCACTATCACCGTGATAGCGGGCTGATGGATATCTCGTGGAATGATGGCCACTCGATCACTGGCCTTGCGAGCGGGGCGGTGCTTGAGGATGGAAAGACGGTGTCGTCCACTGCGTACAGCAGCCATGTGCTGGACGCCGGGCAGAAGACTTCCACAGTACCGGGGACTCGCGTTTACGCAGTGAAGAGCACAGCGCCCGGGCTACCCAATCTGATTCAGCGAATCTGGGTGTACGACAAGGTTTCAGCGATTGCCGTGCAGGCGGAACTGCAAGCGAAGACCGGCAGTGTGGGCACGCGGCACTTCGACGCTGTGGTCTTGAAGGGAAGTGGTTCGCTTCGAATCGAGGGCAAAGATCTTCGCATCCTGCATGTTCCGTTCGATAACGACATGTGGTTCCGCTACAACAGCGTGGCTGTGGCGGAGATGAAGCCGGGACAGCTATTTTCCGGCAACGAAGCGACAGCGATCTACGACAATACGACGCGGCAGGCGTTGCTTCTTGGTTCCATTGTTCACGACAAGTGGAAGACTGCGATTGAGGCCCATGCTGCGGATGGGGAACTGACTGATCTGGACATCTATGGAGGCATCACATCGCCAACGGGAGTTCGCACAGACACACATGACACGGTGCCGCATGGGATCGTGCGTGGGGCGCATGTCACTTCGCCTCGCATTTTTATCGGATCGTTCGCGGACTGGCGCGAGGGGCTAGAAGCGTACGGTGAGGCGAATGCTGCGATTCAGCCACCGCTGAAGTGGGCTTCGGGCGCTCCGATCGGATGGAATAGTTGGGCGGCCTATGCGGACAAGATCAGCGACAAGCGTTATCTGGATACGGCAGCATTTGTAAGAGACAAGCTGGTGCCTGAAGGCTTTGGCGACAACCGTGTCGTGTACGTCAATCTCGATGCGTTCTGGTGGAAGCTCGACCCTATACAGCTTGCTGAGTCGGTCTCGATCATTCGAGGGATGAAGAACGCTCAAGGGATGCACTTCGAGCCCGGAATCTACTGGGCTCCGTTTGTGTATCACCTGGATGATCTTGATGCGTATGTCGAAGGCACGGGGATGAAGTATCGCTATCGCGACATCATCCTCAAGGCGCCGGATGGTTCGATGATGCCGAAGGTGGATGGACTTTGGCCGGTCGATCCGACGCATCCCGGAGCGAAGGCGCGGATCAAATACTTCTTCGAGCAGATGCATCGGCTCGATTTCAATTACATCAAGATCGACTTTCTGGCTCATGGGGCGCTGGAGGGAGCGCATTATGATCCTGCGATCCAGACGGGGATCGAGGCTTATAACGCTGGCATGAAGCAGGTCGTTGCGGAGGCAGGGCCGAAGATGTTTCTGAGCCTGTCGATCGCGCCGCTGTTTCCTTCGGGCTATGGCCATGCGCGGCGGCTGGCTTGCGACACGAAGGGACATATTGCCGGGCGCGAGCAGTCGACGGAGTACATGCTGAACTCGCTTACCTATGGATGGTGGTCGAGCAAGAATCTCTACATCACGGATCCGGATCACGTGGTGCTGGGCAGCAAGGCGGATCTTGGTGCGCGGACTGTGGATGAAGGGAAGAGCCGGTTGCTCTCGACGGTGATCAGTGGCGGAATGATCCTCGATAGCTCGCAACTTGCGGACGATCCCGAAGGGCAGGCGCTGGCGAAGGATGTCTATAACAATCGCGCGTGGATGAAGATCGCGGCGGAAGGGAAGACGTTTCTGCCGGTGGAAGGGAATACCGGTGATCAGGGCGCAAATGTCTTCTATCGGCCCACGCTGCACGGAGCGTATGTAGCAATCTTCAACTTCGATGAGAAGAAGAAGCAGAAGGTGTCGGTGTCGCTGGCGCGGATTGATGAGAAGCTGGCCCCGGCGGGGAGTGTCTCGGTAGTCGATGTCGCTTCGGGCACGGCTCTCGAGCCCGCGAAGGGCGAACTGAGCGTGAGCCTCGAGCCTGCGGCGTCGACGCTTCTGGAGTTGCGTTGGAAGTAA
- a CDS encoding FAD-binding protein yields MDKRQFLKGSAALAAMTAVRGGVAQAGSGGPRENWAGTFRYSTDNVLQPASVADVQKAVTSVDSVRALGTRHSFNGIADSKVAQISTLGLHDFKLDAAAKTVTVGAGIKYGDLAVQLDNAGFALANMASLPHISVGGSIATGTHGSGLRNGGLATSVSGLEIVAADGTVHTLTRAKDGDAFHGAVVSMGSLGVVTHVTLDVEPSYEMTQIVYQALDFHELEHNFEAIMNTGYSLSLFTNWQHHKAWEVWIKRRVDQGGGAAPPELFYGATLAKEKLHPVVGQGPEKTTDQLNSVGKWYERLPHFKMEFTPSTGREIQTEYFVPFEHAYEAVLAVESLKDQITPHLFVTELRSIAADELWMSMAYKRRSLAIHFTWKPEWDAVMKVIPQVEAKLMPFTPRPHWGKVNTLAAPQVRAAYPRADDFTQLLKQYDPKGKFVNEYMRHELLG; encoded by the coding sequence ATGGATAAGCGGCAGTTTCTCAAGGGCAGCGCGGCGCTGGCAGCCATGACGGCGGTTCGGGGTGGAGTGGCGCAGGCAGGAAGTGGAGGTCCGCGTGAGAACTGGGCTGGGACGTTTCGCTACTCAACCGATAACGTGCTGCAGCCGGCCTCCGTCGCTGATGTTCAAAAGGCAGTGACGAGCGTTGACAGCGTCAGGGCTCTAGGGACTCGGCACAGCTTTAATGGCATCGCGGACTCGAAGGTCGCGCAGATCAGCACGCTGGGCTTGCATGACTTCAAGCTGGATGCGGCCGCGAAGACGGTGACAGTCGGTGCCGGCATCAAGTATGGCGACCTTGCGGTGCAGTTAGATAACGCGGGGTTCGCGCTGGCGAATATGGCTTCGCTGCCACATATCTCGGTTGGCGGGTCAATCGCTACGGGGACGCACGGGTCAGGTCTGCGGAATGGCGGACTCGCTACCTCGGTGAGTGGGCTGGAGATCGTTGCTGCCGATGGTACGGTGCATACGCTGACGCGGGCGAAGGATGGCGATGCGTTCCATGGCGCGGTGGTGAGCATGGGGTCGCTGGGCGTGGTGACGCACGTGACACTCGATGTCGAACCGAGCTACGAGATGACGCAGATCGTCTACCAGGCGCTGGACTTCCACGAGCTGGAACACAACTTCGAAGCCATCATGAATACGGGCTACAGCCTCTCGCTCTTCACGAACTGGCAGCACCATAAGGCTTGGGAGGTATGGATCAAGCGGCGGGTGGATCAGGGTGGGGGAGCTGCGCCGCCGGAGCTGTTTTATGGAGCGACGCTGGCGAAAGAGAAGCTGCACCCGGTCGTGGGACAGGGGCCGGAGAAGACCACCGATCAACTGAACAGCGTGGGCAAGTGGTATGAGCGGCTTCCGCACTTCAAGATGGAGTTCACGCCTTCAACGGGTCGCGAGATTCAGACGGAGTACTTCGTTCCGTTCGAGCATGCGTATGAAGCTGTTCTTGCTGTCGAGAGCCTGAAGGACCAGATAACGCCGCATCTCTTCGTGACGGAGCTGCGGTCGATTGCGGCTGACGAGCTTTGGATGAGCATGGCGTACAAGCGGCGCTCGTTGGCGATCCACTTTACGTGGAAACCGGAGTGGGATGCCGTGATGAAGGTGATTCCGCAGGTGGAGGCGAAGCTTATGCCGTTTACGCCGCGACCGCACTGGGGCAAGGTAAATACGCTCGCGGCTCCTCAGGTTCGTGCGGCATATCCTCGGGCCGATGATTTCACGCAGCTGCTCAAACAGTATGACCCGAAGGGCAAGTTCGTGAACGAGTATATGCGGCACGAGTTGCTGGGCTAA
- a CDS encoding STAS domain-containing protein, which translates to MDLDVLQSGKTCTIRIKGALKMGEQLDKFDAAVREAFATDHPFLVLNLEAMPVIDSSGIGSIVNALQQSKKLGGDTKLVSLSPFAYKTFKMVHILNLFSVFEREAEAVAACVA; encoded by the coding sequence TTGGACCTCGACGTTCTTCAAAGTGGGAAGACCTGTACCATCCGCATCAAGGGCGCGCTGAAGATGGGCGAGCAGTTGGATAAGTTCGACGCGGCGGTGCGAGAGGCGTTCGCTACGGACCACCCTTTTCTGGTTCTCAATCTGGAGGCGATGCCGGTGATCGACTCGTCGGGGATTGGGTCGATCGTGAACGCGCTGCAGCAGTCGAAGAAGCTGGGCGGGGATACGAAGCTGGTGAGCCTTTCTCCGTTTGCGTATAAGACGTTCAAGATGGTGCATATTCTGAATCTGTTCAGCGTCTTCGAGCGAGAGGCCGAGGCGGTTGCGGCTTGTGTGGCTTGA